The genome window CGACAACGTGAAGGCGCTCATGCGGCGCTATCGCGGGCTCGATGGGGAGCAGAAGGCGATGAGCGTCCGTTACGTCGGGTCGCTCGTGGCCGACTTTCATCGCAACCTGCTTGGCGGCGGCGTCTTCGTGTATCCCGCCAACTCGCAGTCGCCGCGCGGCAAGTTGCGCCTGCTGTATGAGGCCAATCCGCTGGCGTTCATCGCCAAGGAAGCGGGTGGCGCCGCCATCGACGGCGTGCAGGACATCCTGGATGTGCAGCCGCTCGAGTTGCACCAGCGTGTTCCCCTCTACATCGGGAGCCGCGACGAGATCAACACCGCCCGCGACCTCCTGTCGCGCCAGTTGGCAGCAGTCGGATAGTTCGCTCCCCCCAGGGCAGCGCCGAACGGGATGGCCGCACGCGGTCGTCCCGTTCGACGTTCGGGGCGGGGGATGTACCTTTCGCGCATGTCCAATCCCTCCGAGTCCCGCCGGTCGCCGTCAGGCATCGACGTGCACGCCGTGTACCGCCCCGCCGATGCAGCGGGCGACTATTCGCAGTCGTTAGGCGACCCCGGCACCTTCCCGTTCACGCGTGGCGTCCAGCCCACCATGTACCGCGGGCGCCTGTGGACCATGCGGCAGTACGCGGGCTTCGGGACGGCGGCAGAAACCAACACGCGCTTCCGTCACCTCCTCGCCGCCGGGCAGACCGGACTCTCCGTCGCCTTCGACCTTCCCACGCAGATGGGGATCGATAGCGATGCTCCGCGCGCGCTGGGCGAAGTGGGGCGCGTTGGCGTGGCGATCGACACCGTCGAGGACATGCACGCGCTGCTGCTCGACCTCCCGCTCGACAAGGTGTCGACGTCGATGACGATCAATGCCACCGCCGCCACCCTGCTGGCGATGTACATCGTGGTGGCGGAAGAACGCGGCATCGCGCGCGCGCAGGTGAGCGGGACGATCCAGAACGACCTACTCAAGGAGTACATCGCGCGCGGGACCTACATCTACCCGCCCGGCCCCTCGCTTCGACTCATCGCCGACATCTTCCGCTTCTGTGCGGCCGAGGTGCCCAACTGGAACCCCATCTCGATCTCGGGCTACCACATTCGCGAGGCGGGGGCGACGGCGGTGCAGGAGCTGGCGTTCACCTTTGCCAACACGCTCGAGTACGTGCGCCAGGCCATCGCGGCGGGGTTACCGGTGGATCGCTTCGCACCGCGCCTCTCCTTCTTCTTCGCGGCGCACAACGACCTGTTCGAGGAGGTGGCCAAGTTCCGCGCCGCGCGCCGCATCTACGCGCGCCTGATGCGCGAGCGCTTCGGCGCCAGCGATGCGTCGTGCCGCCTGCGATTCCACACGCAGACGGGGGGCGTGACGCTCACGGCGCAGCAGCCGCTCAACAACGTGGTGCGGGTGGCAGTGCAGACGCTGGCCGCCACGTTAGGCGGGACGCAGTCGCTGCACACCAACGGCTACGACGAGGCGCTCGCCCTCCCCACGGCCGAGGCGGCGACACTCGCGCTGCGCACGCAGCAGGTGGTGGCCTACGAGTCGGGGGTGGCGTCGACGGTCGATCCGCTGGCGGGGTCGTACTACGTGGAGGCGCTGACCGACGAACTCGAGCGGCAGACGCTCGAACTCCTGGCCAAGGTGGACGAGATGGGAGGCGCCGAGCGCGCCATTGCCGCCGGCTTCTTCCAGGACGAGATCGCCCGCAGCGCGTACGCGCACCAACTGCGCGTGGAGTCGGGAGAGACGGTGGTGGTGGGGGTGAATCGGTTCGACGACGGGCGCGACCCTCCCATCATAGCGTCGCCCGACTTTTCACGGCTCGAGCTCGAGCAGGTGCAGCGGCTGCGCGCGGTGAAGGCAACGCGCGACCGGGAACGAGTCGACGCCTCGCTCGCGGCGTTGTCGGCGGCGGCCGCCCCCTACGCGGACCGGTCGGACGGAGCGTCCGGCGGCTGGGGCCCTGAGGGGGCGGGCGTGCTGCCGACGCTGATGCCGCTCATCATCGACGCCGTTCGCGCGCGTGGCTCGGTTGGGGAAATCAGCGATACGCTGGAGCGAAGCTGGGGGCAGTTCCGGCCGGCGTGATGCGGCGGGCGGTTGAGCCGCGACCTTCGCGCGGCTAAGTTATTGACGCTGTAACGCTTGCATTCCTCCAACGACGCATGCCGACTTACGAGTTTCGCTGCCCCGACGGGACGATCATCGAACGGTCCTTCAAGATCTCGGAAGTGCCCGACCAGATTCCCGCCCCCGACGGCTCGGGGATGGCCGTGCGCCTCATCTCCGGTGGCGCTGGGCTGATATTCAAGGGTTCCGGCTTCTACATCACCGACTACGGCAAGGACGGGAAGAAGGACCAGCGCGCGAATGCCGCGTCGTCGGGTGGCGACGCCAAGTCGGGCGAGTCGAAGTCCGGGGACGCGAAGTCCGGCGAGTCGAAGTCCGGGGATTCGAAGTCGGGTGGGAGTAGCGCGTCGGGCGGTGGAGGATCGTCATCGTCGTCGTCCTCCTCTTCATCGTCGTCGGGATCCGGGTCGTCCGGCAAGTCGAGCGGCGGCGAATGACGCCGGAAACGATCCTGCGCGACGCGCTGCGCGAGGCGGCGGTCGCCCTGGGTGCTCCCGCCGACTTCCAGCCGCAACTCGAGCGCCCGCGTGACCCCTCGTTCGGGGACTGGGCGAGCAA of Gemmatimonadaceae bacterium contains these proteins:
- a CDS encoding methylmalonyl-CoA mutase, producing MSNPSESRRSPSGIDVHAVYRPADAAGDYSQSLGDPGTFPFTRGVQPTMYRGRLWTMRQYAGFGTAAETNTRFRHLLAAGQTGLSVAFDLPTQMGIDSDAPRALGEVGRVGVAIDTVEDMHALLLDLPLDKVSTSMTINATAATLLAMYIVVAEERGIARAQVSGTIQNDLLKEYIARGTYIYPPGPSLRLIADIFRFCAAEVPNWNPISISGYHIREAGATAVQELAFTFANTLEYVRQAIAAGLPVDRFAPRLSFFFAAHNDLFEEVAKFRAARRIYARLMRERFGASDASCRLRFHTQTGGVTLTAQQPLNNVVRVAVQTLAATLGGTQSLHTNGYDEALALPTAEAATLALRTQQVVAYESGVASTVDPLAGSYYVEALTDELERQTLELLAKVDEMGGAERAIAAGFFQDEIARSAYAHQLRVESGETVVVGVNRFDDGRDPPIIASPDFSRLELEQVQRLRAVKATRDRERVDASLAALSAAAAPYADRSDGASGGWGPEGAGVLPTLMPLIIDAVRARGSVGEISDTLERSWGQFRPA